CCATCGCGCTCGCCGCCGGCCTGTCGGTCGCACTGCTCGGCTGGCTGATCTCGCGCGCGGCGGCCAGCGTCCCGCGCCAGGACCGCGTGTGGCTCGATCCCCCGCCGCTCGCCTACCGCATCGTGTGGTGGCCGGTGCACTGGCTGGCGCACTACCTGCGTGCCGTGTTGCCGGAACGCCAGCTGCAGGCCAGCCTCGTGCGCCTGCGTCTGGGGGGACTCGACTACGCGCTGGATCCGGCCCAGTTCCTCGCCGGACAACTGGTCTGGGCACTGCTGTGCGGCGCCTTCGGCGCGTGGCTGGCAAGCGCCTTCGCGCAACCGGTTCACTGGCCGCTGCTGGCCGGTTTCGCCAGCGGGTTCCTGCTGCCGCCGGTGTGGCTGCGCGACCGCATCGAGGTGCGTCGCCGCCACACCTTCAAGGCCCTGCCCTTCATGCTCGACCTGATCACCCTGTGCGTGGAATCTGGGCTGAACCTCAACAGCGCGCTCGCGCAGGCGGTGGCCAAGGGGCCGGCCAGCCCGCTCAGGGACGAGCTCGCCCGCCTGATGCGCGACGTGCGCGCGGGGCGTCCGCGCAGCGAAGCCCTGCGCGATCTCGCCGACCGGCTCGACATGGCCCCGGTGAGCAACTTCGTCTCCACCCTGATCCAGGCCGAGGCCACCGGCATGAGCCTCGGCCCCATCCTGCGCGCCCAAGCCGAGCAGCGCCGCACCGAGCGCTTCGCCGGCGCCGAGAAGCTCGCCATGCAGGCCCCGGTCAAGCTGCTGTTCCCCTTGCTGTTCTTCATCTTTCCGTGCGTGTTCGCGATCCTGATGTTCCCGATCGTGATGAAGTTCATGGCGGCGGGCGTATGAGCGCATGCCCTGCATCTGCCCGTGGTCCGGTGCGCCCTGCCCCCGTGGCGCCGGTCTCGCAGCAGCCTGACGCGCCTCCGCCGCTGGCCATACAACGCGCCGAACGCTGGTTCGACCGCCTGCGCGGCCTGCTCGGGTCGCCTCCGCCTGCGCCCGGCCACGCGCTGCTGATCGCCCCTTGCGCATCCGTCCACACCGCCTTCATGCGCTATCCGATCGACGTCGTCTTTCTCGACCGCCGGGGCCGAATCCTCGAGGTGATCGAGGCCCTGCCGCCATGGCGAATGGCGGCGTGCTGGCGGGCTCGCCAGACCCTGGAGCTGGCCGCGGGCGAGGCGCGACGGCTCGGGCTGGCACCTGGCACGTCTGTCGTCATCCCGGACTCGATCGCACACGGCGCGAGCACCGTGGGAGCGGTCAAGCCCGCCCCCACAAACGCTACGCCGGCATCGTCTGCCGCTGCCTGTGCATCCGCGCAGGCGCCTTCAGAAACCGAGACGGCAGCCCGCCGTGATCCGGCGCCTCGCGCACAACGCGGCGCCACCCTGGTCGAGTTCGTCGTCGCCGGGCCGCTGGCGCTGTTCATCCTGCTCGTGCTGATGCAGTACGCGCTGCTCTTCCACGCCAGGAGCCAGCTCAACTACGCCGCCTTCGAGGCCGCCCGCGCGGGCACGGTCGCCAACGCGCGACTGCCGGCGATCCGCGCCGCCTTCGACCGCGCCATGACCGGCTATCACGGCGGCGGCACGACCACGGCCGAACTCGCCGCCGCGCGCAGCCGCGCCCTCGCCGAGGCCCCCTTCGCCCGCATCGAGATCCTCTCGCCCACCCGGGAGAGCTTCGACGATTATCACAGCCCGGCACTGGCGGCGCGCATGGGACTGAGCGCGCGCGTGATTCCCAACACCAATCTCGCCCACCTCGACTGCCCCGTCGACCGCTCCGGCTGCGCACGCGACCCCGCCGGCAACGCCAGCGGACAGACACTGCAGGACGCCAACCTGCTCAAGTTGCGCATCACCTACGGCATCCCGGTGGCCAGGCAAATCCCGCTCGCCGGCCCCTTCATGGCCCGCGCGCTCGCCGTGCTCGACCCGAACGACGGCGACGCCTTCCGCGCCGGCCTGGTCGCCGCCGGACGCATCCCGGTGGTGACGCACACGGTCATGCGCATGCAGTCGCCTGCAATCGAGGCGGGCAACGCGTCGCTTCCGGGCCCCGGCAATGCCGGCACGCCCAGCGATCCTGGGCCGCCGCCCGAGGGTCCGGGCCTGCCCGCCTGCCCGCTGACCGATCCGGCCTGCACCGAGCCTCCCGCCCCCGTGCCCGAACCGGAGCCCCTCCCCGATGGCTGCAATCCGCTCACCGATCCCGCCTGCTCGTCCTATCCCTCCTGCCAGGCCCCGGCCGACTGGCTCAGCGGCATCCCCGACGCTGCTCCGCGCCGCTGAGCACAAGGGCCCTCTACCCATGACCTCGTCCCGGCAACCCATCCGCAGCATGCTGATCCGCGTCCTCCTTGGCCTGCTGCTCATGACCCCCGCAGCCGCGATCGCGCAGTTCTCGGCTGGCGGAGGGCAATCCCCGCCTCAATCCACGCTATCGCAAAGCGATTGCCTTGCCGGCGATGGCGGCGATCCGGGCGCAAACCCGTGCGCAGGCGCCGGACCGGCGAGCCAGGAGGACGACAGCGGTGTCGAGCACGGCGCGGGCAATCCGATCGACGTCCTCACCGGCAACAAGTACCAGCGCGAGACCGACCTTCCCGCCCTGCCCGGCGTGCTGGGCATCGAGATCGTGCGCCACTACAACAGCGCACAGGCGGGTACCGACGCGCCGCTCGGCCTGCTCGGGCGCGGCTGGCGGCTGTCCTACGAGACGGATCTGTACGCACTCGAGCACGAGCTGCACATCGTGCAGGCGGATGGCCGACGCCACGTCTTCACCCGGGACCCCAAGGCGCAGGACCGCTACACGAGTGCCGACCCGGCGCGCGGCTGGGTCACGAGCACGGCCTCCGCATCCCTTGAAGGACGGATGCGCTACCGGTGGACCTGGCCTGACGGACGCACGCTCGACTTCGATGCGCGCGGAAAACTCGTGCAGATCCGGGTACCCAGCGGCGAATTCCTCAGCCTCACGCGCGGCCCGCGTGGCGAGCTGATGAAGGTCACCGACCCGCAGGGGCGCAGCCTCAGCTTCGAGTACGCGCCCCGCGACCGCGCAGGTTTCCGCGGTGTCGTCGCGATCACCAGTCCGCTCGGGCGTTTCAGCTATGCGCACCAGAACGACCACGGCCGACCCGGATTGAGCAACCTCGTCGGCGTCACGCATCCGGACGGAGGCCTGCGGCGCTACCACTATGGCGCCGACGACGGCGAAGGGGCGCCGGCCTGGCCCCACCACCTCACCGGTGTCAGCCTGGTCGACGCAGCGCCGGACGGTCGGCCAGAACACGCGCCGCAGCAAGAGCGCCTGTCGACCTACGCCTACGACCACCAGGGACGCGCCGTCATGAGTGTGCGCGGGGCGCCGCGGCGCGTGGACGGATCCGGCAAGACGCTACCCGGCACCGGCATCGAGCAGGTGGATCTGGACTTCCCGACCCCGGGCCGCACCGTGCTCACCAACGCCCTGGGCCAGCGCACCACCTACCGCCATGCCCTCGTCGGCGGCCAACCGCGCCTGCTGGAGATCATCGGTCCCGGCTGTGCCAGCTGCGGTGAAACCAGGCTGCGCTACGCCTACGACACGCTCGGCCGCACGATCGCGATCACCCGTCTCGACCTCGCCGCCAAGGCGCTCGCCACCACCACGATCGAACGCGACGCAGCCGGCCGCGTGCAGCGCGAGTCCCTCCGCCGCCATGCCGACGGCAAGCCCTCGCCGGTGCGCCAGATCGTTCGCTACGAGTACGCCGGCGATAGCCCGCGACCTGCGCTCGTCGCACGCCCAAGCGTCGTGCCCGGGCGCGAAGTTCAGCGCCGTTACACCTACAACGAGGCCGGGCAGCTCGCCCGCATCACCGAGACCGGCTTCAGCCCGCTCGACGCCTCGGGCGAGCCGATCGGGAGCGCCAGCGATGCCACCCCGATCGAACGCTCGACCACCTTCACCTACACCCGGATCAATGGGCGCTCGCTGCTGGCCGCGATCGATGGCCCGCTACCGAACGGGCCGCAGGCATCGCCGCTCGACTCCGACATCACGACCCTGGAATGGGACGGGCAAGGAAACCACCCGGTGGCGGTCACGCAGCCCGGCGGGCGGCGGAGCACGCTCGAGCACGCGACGGCAACCGGACTGCTGCAGGCGGTAACGAACCACGAGGGGTACGCGACCCGCTTTTCGTACGACCTGCACCAACGCGTCGTCACCGTGCGCAGCCACGGCCCGGGTGGGACAAGGCAGCAGGAACGGCAGATCCGCTACGACGCCCTGGGACGTCCGGTCGAGTCACTGGACCCGGCGCGTCCGGCGTCGAACTGGCTGCGTGCATGGGACGAGCGCGGTCGCCTGCTCTGGCACGCGAGCGCGCTGGGCGTCCTCGACCGCTTCTCCTACGACAACGAGGGGCGCCTGATCGAGCACGGCCGGCGCAGCGCCAGCTTCGACCGGACGCACTGGCGCCGTTACGATCATGAGGGCCGGGTCGAAGCCGTGCTGGACAACGCCGGGCGCGGCCGGCAATGGCATCGCGACACCCACGGACGGCTGCAGTACGCTGTCGATGCCGACGGACTCGTCCATCCCGGCCCTGCAGCCCTTGCGCCGCGGACCAGGAGTCAGCCGCTGCCCCCCGCGCCCCGGACGCTTCACGACGACTTCGGACGTGCCGTGTGGAAGCAGGACGCCGACCGCGGTGCCGAAGTGCGCGAATACAATGCCGGCGACCGGCTCATCGCGATGCAGGATGCGCGCGGCAACCGCGCCCGATACGAGTACGACGTCCGCGGGCGCATCCACCGCCAGTCGATCACCGACGCCCGCAGCGGTACCGTCGAGGAAACCCGCTGGCACTACACCGGCGACCGTCTGAGCGAGATCCTTCATCCCACCCAGCGCGAACGCTACGAATACGATGCGAACGGATTTCGCAGCGCACGCATCGTCACCCTGCCCACTGCACAGGGCGAGCTGACGACGGTCACCCGCTACGAACACGACGACTCGGGCCGGCTGATCGCAACCACGCTGCCCGACGGCAGCCGCCTGCGCTACGAGCGCAACGGCCAGGGCCAGGTCGTCGCGTTGAAACGCGAAACGGCGGGCACGCCCTGGCTGCCCTGGATGAGCTCCGATCGGCTCATCGCCGGCGAGTTCGAGCGCGACCTCGCCGGCCTGCGCGGCTACGTGAGCGGCAACGGCATCCAGACCCTGTTGCAGCGCAGTCCCGAAGGCGTGCTCGCGCGCATCGTGCATCGCCACCACCGCCCCGAAACCAGCCGATCCGCAAGTAGGTCACTGCTCGAACACCGCTACGTCTGGGACGGACGCGGCAACCTCCTGCACAGCCGCCAGCACGCAACTGGCGGTGGCGCCCAACCCGGCCTCACCAGCCACGCCTACGACCGTGGTAACCGCCTGCTCGCCTCCGTCCGGTGGCGGACGCGGAGCGACACCGTGGCCGAGCAGTCGGTGTGGCGCTTCGCCTACGATCCTGCCCAGCGCCGTGTTCTGGCGCAGCAGGATGTCGCTTCGCAGGATGAACTGCACGCCGGAACCCGGCGAGCCGCGTTCGAGCCCGGCTCCCACCGTCAGTCGCCCACGGCCGACCGCCTCGTTCGTCACGACGCCGGCGGCCAGCCCGAGCGGATCGGCGAGCGGGAATACACCTGGGACGCACGCGGCCGCCTCGTCGAGGTGCGCGTGCGCGGCGCGACGCTGGCCCGCTACGGCTACGACCACCGCGGCCTGCGCAACACCCGGCAAACAGCTGGCGGAACGATCCACACCATCTACGACGAGCACCGCCAGCCTCTGGCCGAACTCGACACGAACGGACGCATCCTGCGCCAGTACATCTGGCTGGCCGACCTGCCGCTGGCCGTCATCGACACCCCGCAGGGCATCGCCCCGGCCAAGGCCGATTCCACCCCCATGTCGGACTTCATGAACGAGATCGGAAAACTGCTGCGCGCGAGTTTCACCGAAGACGAAGCCATTGCCTGGCTGCACGCCAACCACCTCGGCGCCCCGGAGCTCGCCACCGGCGCGGACGGCCGGGTCCTGTGGCGGGCGACCTACGCCCCCTTCGGCGCCGCCAAGATCGAGAGCCAGGGATTCACGCTCAACCTGCGCCTGCCCGGCCAGCACTTCGACCCGGAGACCGGGCTGCACTACAACCGCGCGCGCTACTACGACCCCGAACTGGGCCAGTACCTCACTCCCGACCCCCTCGGCACGCCCGACGGGCCGAATCCTTACGCATACGTCGCATTCAACCCCCTGCGCTACGTCGATCCGGATGGGCTGGTGCTGTTCGCGTTCGATGGCACGGGGAACAGCGATGACCGCAACGATCCCGCGATGGCGGGCAGTGGCTTCAGCAACGTGGTTAACTTCCTGCGCGCCTACGAGGATGGAAATCGACGTTACGTGAGCGGGGTCGGCACGGTGCATCGCGACATCGAGTACGGCGACATCCGCCCCGAAGACTACGCGAGCCGCACCCTGCTGTGGTGGCTCACGCCCGGCGACCCGACCTACATCAACGACATGGGTGGCAACTATTCCGGGCCGGCACGCATCGCCCGCATGATGCTGTACCTGCGCGACGAAGCGGACCAGCTCGAAGACGACGAGGTCCTGGACATCGACATCATCGGCTTCAGCCGCGGCGGCGCGCAGGCGCGCGATTTCGCCAACCGCATCGTCGCGGATGCGGCGGACTACGAGGGCGCGACCTACTACAGCTACACGAAGAAGGACGGCACGCCCGGTTGCCAGCCGGTCAACTTCCGCTTCATGGGTCTGTTCGACACGGTGCTATCGACCAACATGAGCGGAACGGGCTACAGGCTCGGCATTCCGGACAACTTCACGTATGTCGCCCAGGCCATCGCACTCAATGAGCATCGATCCGACTCTTTGCAGGAGTTCGGGTATCGCAACCCGAAACCGCACAGCATGCACTGGGGCGGATTCCCGCTGGAGTCCATCGGCGCCAGCAGCGACGAACCGGGGCAGATCCGCGTCGAGAAGGGCTTCATCGGGGCGCACGCGGACATCGGCGGGGGCTATCCGGACGATGAGCAGGGACTTTCTCTCGTCGCGCTGAACTGGATGGTCGAGCAGGCACGCCTGGCGGGTGTAAGTATGAAAAGTATCGATCCGATCCCCGCCCACGAAGTGGTGCTGCACGACCAGAGCAACGTGATTCAGGCGGGCAATCCGCAGAATGTGGTCCCCCGCCAGATGACCCAGGGCGACCTGCCCTGGATCGACTATGTCTTTCCCGAGGACCGCAGCGTCAATGGCGCCATCGCCGGGGATCGTCAGCGCAACATGGGCTTCGACAACGGCAGCTTGACGCACGCCGACACCCACCAGTTCATCACCTGGCGAGCGCGCGATATCGACCAGCTCGGCACTGGCTCAACCCTCGACCCTCGCGAACTCGACAACGTCACCGGCACGGTCGACATGCGGCAATATGTGAAATGGTTGTGCGCGAACGCCTATTTCGACAAGAACGCTCCTCAATGTGCTTCGTGAGGCTCCACTGCATGAATCCGAGACTTCCATCGCCGTCCCGCCGTGCCCTGCTGGCACTGGGCGCCCTTGTCCTCGCCGGCTGCCGAACCGCACCGCCGCCGCCCGAGAAGCCGGTGACGCCGGAACAGGCCAGATACCTGGAGAGCCGCCAACGCATGCTGGAGCGATTCGGGCGGGCCGGCTTCGAACTGGTGGTCGATGCGATGCGGGGGCAGGAATTCCTGGGTGTCGAGTTCTTCCCCGAAAACGCCAAGTATGAGTTTTATGCCTCTAGCGTTCAGACCCTTAGAAATCAGACGAAGATGATGCTCTCCCAGCCCGTCCCCGAGCGCGTCCGCATCCTGTGGCGGGATTCTTCCGATCGGCGTTTCATCGAGGGCGTTGGCAGTCGCTACATTGGTCGAATCATCGGCGACGAAACCATCGAAGTCGGCTCCCGCATCCCGCAGGCGCTCATCGACGACCTCAAGCGCGACCCGCGCGGAAACCTGCGCCTGAAGTTCCGCATGAGCAATCAGGGCACGCTGTTCGGCTGGGACATCCAGAGGCGCCCAGGATACGATCCGCGCGAACGCGACCGTAAGGGACGGCCCCTCCATGTCAGCCCCGTCCATTCCTTTGCCGGCGGGGACTTTCGGGAGGCCGAGATCTCCAACGGCAAGGTCGTGCGCAAGGGCTGGTACATCGACAGGCGCACGGGACAGACAATCGAAACCGACTATTGAAACCCCGCTCGCGTGTCACCTGCGGCGCGAGGCGGCCCACGTCCCTCTTCGGGATTGTCGATGCCCCCGTATCCCCTCCTGCACCCCGACAAGCACGCAAGCGCATGGAGACCGATCAGCCCCGCGCCTGCCCCATCTCCTGCAGCTGGACGATCAGCATCGCCAGCCGCCGGCGCAGCTGGCGATGGCGTTCGCTGCCCGCCTCCTGCGCCGCGATCTCCGCCCGCAGCGCGGCGATCTCCTTGCGCAGCCCGATCTCCGGCGGGATGAATCCGGCGTTGCGCAGGATCTTGTTGACCATGCGCTGCTCGGGCGACACGAAGAGTTCGTCCTCGAACACCAGCGGCCGGCCGGCGCCGGGCAGGCCGACGAATTCGCCCCTGCGCTCGGCATCGAGGATGCGCTGCTCGGCGAGGATGTCGAAGATCGAGGCCACGGCCAGCGTGTCGCTCAGCGTCCGGCCGACAGGCCGGGCCAGTCGGCGGCGCTGAGTGCGAACTTGTAGGCGAAGGCACTCCACGACTCGCCGCGGCACAGGGCGTCGATGAAGCCGGCGCGGTCGGTGACCCAGCTTCCGCCAACCACGGTGACGCCGCGCGCGAACAACGGGTCGGGCAGGCAGCCGGCGCTGGGGCCGATCAGCACGATACGCTCGGCGCCGCGGCAGTGGGCGAGCATGCGGTCCACCGAGTGATTGAGCAGGATGGAGCTGGTGGAGAGCACCTTGTTGCAGCCTTCGAGTTCGCCGGCATCGAGCGTGACGCGATAGCCGTCGTAATGGCCGGCGTAGTCCGGATTGAGTTCGATCACCGTCAGGCGCGCGCCGGCGGCGGTGACCTGCTTCAGCAGGGGCGAGAACAGCCCGACCATGCCGACGTGGTCGCCCGCCCGCGGGTCGATGCCGCCGATGGAGTCGGTGGCGCGCGGCGGGGCGAAGCCCATGCGCTCCATGACCGTGCGCGACAACGCATTCGCGGCGGCGAAGCCGAGCGTGCGGCGCAGGTCGCGCACCTCGGTCTCCACCCGCCTCACGCCGCTGCCCGGGGGCGCGGCGGCGAACTCCCTCGCCAGCGCGAGCGCATCCATGCCGACGATGCCGCCGCGATCGGGCGCATCGATCAGTCGCTGCAGCGTGTCGTCGAGCAGCACGTAGGAGATCCCGAGCGCGCCGTCGTCGAGCTCCAGCGCGCAGAACTCGCCGTTCTTGGAGGCCGCGGCCGCGGCGGGCGGCAGATGCAGGGCGCGGACGCGGGGGACCGGGTGGCCGGCGGTGGCGCGTTCGAGCTCGGCGACGAGATCGGTGGCGAAACTCATGCGGGGTCTCCTCGGTGCAGCCCGGCGCGCACCGCGGCCGCGGCGGTCTCGGGACTGACGGTGCGGGCGCGGTTCTCGGGGTTGCGCAGCGCGCCAGGGAAATAACTGGCGGTCAGGCTCTGCGAATGCACCGGCGAGCCGCCGGCCTCCAGGCCTTCGCCGCGCACATGCCCGCCGGCGGCGGCAGGCGTTCCCTCAGGCGATGCTACTCCGGCGTAGCGCCGCCAGTCTCGCACCCAGTGGATATCGTCGGCCAGCTCCAGCAGGCCGATGGTCTCGCGGTCGCCGATCAGGATGCCCTGCACGCGCAGGCCCTGCTCGCGGCGCGCCGTCAGCAGGCGCTCGGCGAGCACCGGGGTGGCACCGAACTCGCCATCGGAGGCGATCAGCAGGTCCGCGAGCTGCCACTCGGCCACCTCCAGGCGGGCGATCGCGCTCTCCAGCGGCGCGCCGATGTCGGTGCCGCCGCCGAAGCCCTGGCCGAGGAAGCGCGCCAGCCGGCCGACGCCCTCGACGTCCACGCTCACCGCCATCTCCAGCACCTCGTCCGGCCCACCGAACGTGAACACGTGGCACGCCCGTCCCTGCGCATGCGCACTGCGCGCCGCCTCGAGCACGACCGCCTTCGCCACCGCCTCCGCGCCGCCGCGCATCGAGCCGGAAGTATCGACGCAGATCAGCATCGGCCCCATCTCCAGGCGCTTTGCCGATGCCGGGCGCGGACTCGGTCGGAGCACCGGCGCGCGCGCCTGGCGGGTCTCCTGCAGGTGGTCGTCGTCTTCGTAGGCGAGCAGCGTGCGCTCGGCATGACGGGCATGCCACACCAGGCGCAGTTGCGGATGGCCGAGCAGCATGGCCTCGGCGGGCAGCATGCGCGCGATCCGCCCCGATCGATGCACGCCACGCGTCTCGCCCGGCATGTCGGGGACGCGCAGGCGGCGGGCGCACGGGGATTGCAATTCGGCCGCCTCGATCACCGTGTTCAGGGGCTGGCTGGATGCGTCGTCGACGTCGGTCTGGCGCGCGCGGCCGAGGCCACGGATGATGCGGGCGAGTTCGGGCAGGCGCTCGATCAGGCGGCGGATGCGCACCAGCTCGCGCCATTCGCTGCTGCGCAGCAGGCCGCGCAGGGCGTCCCAGCGCGTATTCTTGAGCAGGTCGCCGAGATCGCCGAAGGCGCCGATCAGCTCGTCCAGCTCGCCGCAGCGCTCGGCCCAGTCGGCGGCGAAGGCCTCGACCGCCATGGCGTCGGCCTCGGCCTCGCCAGCCCCACGGTCGCGGTAGTCGACGATCAGGTCGAGGTGGAAGAGCAGGCCCTGCAGCACGGTGTCGGCCAGTTCGTCGCGATGCGCGCAATAGTCGGCCAGCTTCAGGCGGGCGAGGACTTCACGCACCCCCACCTGCAGCGCGGACGCCGGCCAGGCGGGTGCCGGCTCCGGCAGCGCTCCCCGTAGCAGCGCGTCCCGCCACGCCGCCAGCGCCGCGAGCCGCGACGCCAGCTCGCCGCCGGCGTGGGTCATGCCGCCCAGCCACAGGCTGCGGGGCAGGCGGTCGAGCGCCGCCAGCGGCGCCTCCTGCGCCTCGAACAGGCGGGGCGTGACGGCACGGACGGCGGGCGCGCTCACGGCCGGCGCTCAATCCGGAAAGGGTTCGTGCTCGACCGCCGGCGGCCGGGCGCCGTCCGCATCCAGCCGCGGCAGCGCCTCGAAGCCGGCCCGGGCGTCACCGGCGCGCCGGTCCAGCGCGGCCAGTGCGGCTGCGACGCCGGCCAGATTCGCCTGCGCGGCGGTCACGAAGCCCGGATCGGCCCACAGCGCCTGCGCCGACCATTCAGCCAGCGACTCGCACCGCGCCGCCAGTTCGTCGCTGCAGGCCGCCAGGCGCTGCAGCAAGGCGTCGATCTGCTCCACGCGCGCGGCGATGTGCAAACTGCCGTAGCGGCGCCTGCGGGAGTAGGTCATGCGCAGCGCGGCGGAGCCGCCCTTGGCGTCGCCGATCGCCCCCGCCAGCGCACCGGCCTGTCCGGCTGTCCCCGGCTCGCCCAGGGCTTCTGCCGCCTGGGCCGCCGCATCGAGCGCGGAAAAGCGCAGGCGTCCGGCCTCGTCGTAATCGAGATCGTTGGCCTCGCGCTCGGCCTTCAACTGCGCCTCGAAAGCCTCCACCACCCGTGTCAGCCGCGGCGGCGAAAAGGCCTCGCGGATGCCCAGCCGGATCGTCAGCCAGTCGGCGACCGCCTGCTGCAGCGCCGGATCGGCAGCGATGCAGGGCGGCACCAGGCCCAGATCCCACTCTTCCACCGCCGCCCTGCCCTCGCTCGCCGCCGCCACCCGCAGCAGGTGGCCGATCTTGACCCAGCGCCGGTCCGATACGTAGTGCCGTTCCGCCGCCAGCCAGGTGCGCAGCTCGGCAAGTCGCGCGCGCACCTCGTCCGGCAGCGCGATCTGCTGTGCGGCGGCGGTCAGCGCGGCACGCTCGGCAGCGCCGAGCTGTAGCCCGCCGAGCCGTGCGTGGCCGCTCGGACTGCCGCCATCGCCCGGAGCAGGCCGGACATCGAACTCACCCGAGGCGCCGAGATTCATCGCTCCCGCGTCGAGGCGCCCGGCCCCTTGCGCGCCATCCCGCCCCGCCTGCGCCAGCAGGGCACGGAAGCCGTCCGCGCTCACCGGTCCCACCGTCAGACGCAGCAGGAAGCGGTCGAAGAAGGCCTCCGCCACCTCGTCCTCGGGCACCTGGTTGGTGGCCCCGATCACGCTGATCAGCGGACAGTGCACCCGGCCCGCGCCGTTGTCGAACTCGCGCTCGTTGAGCAGGGTCAGGAGGGCGTTGAGGATCGCGCTGTTGGCCTTGAACACCTCGTCGATGAAGGCGACCTCGGCGTCGGGCAGAAAACCGGCCACATGGCGCTCGTAGCGGTCCTCCTCCAGCGCGCGGATCGACAGCGGGCCGAACAGCTCTTCCGGGACGGTGAAGCGGGTGAGCAGGCGCTCGAAGTAGCGCGCCTCGCGAAACGCCAGGTGGATGCGGCGCGCCAGCGCGCTCTTGGCGGTGCCGGGCGGTCCGATCAGCAGCGTGTGTTCGCCGGCGAGCGCGGCCAGCAGGCTCAGGCGCAGCACCTGACGGCGCTCCACCAGGCCGGCTTCGAGGGACTCCAGCAGGCGGGCCAGGCGGGCGCGATCCATCCCCGCTCTCCGCTCAGGCGCGCGGACCGTGCGTGGCGCCGTAGGCGTGGGCCTTCAGCGTGTCGAGATCGACGATACGCAAGGCGGCTTCGTGGGTGGCCTCCAGCACCACCGGCGGCGCCACGCCCGCCTCCAGCGCCTCCTTCCAGCGCAGCGCACACAGGCACCAGCGATCGCCCGGCTGCAGTCCGGCGAAACGGAATTCGGGGCGCGGCGTGGACAGATCGTTGCCCACGGTGCGCGAGAACGCCAGGAAGTCCGCCGTCACCCGCACGCAGACGATGTGCCGGCCGAGGTCGTCGGGTCCGGTCTCGCAGCATCCGGTGCGGTAGAAACCGGTCAATGGCGAGTAGCTGCAGGCGAGCAGTGCGCCGCCCAGCACGTTCTTCGATCCGTTCATGCCCACGCTTCCCACTTCGATGTAGTTGATGGCCGCCCGCACATCGGCGCACGCGCGCGCCTCGTGCTGATACCGAGCGCACATTGTAGCGCCAGGCTCCATTGCCGGCCGCCGCCGCCTTCTGCACCGCGGGAGCTTCTTGCAGTGCACCGAAGGGCCGTTGTTTCTGCTATTTTTCTTTCTTTTAGTCGAATCGCAACACCCATGGCCGACAAGTCCGACTCAACCCGTGAGTTCATCAGCACGGCACAGGCCGCCAGACAGCTCGGTCTGTCTCTCGGCGCCGTACAGCAGATGGTCGAGTGCGGGACCCTGGCAGGCTGGAAGACGGCCGGCGGACACCGCCGGATCCGCCAGGACTCGGTGGATGCGCTGCTCGCCAAGGCCCGCGCACCGGGGCTGCAGGCGCGCAGCACCAGCGCGGGCAGCAAGCTGCGGGTGCTGGTCGTCGAGGACGATCGCCTGCTGCAGGGCATCTATCGCGAGACGTTCGCCAACTGGGAAGCGCCGCTGGACGTGCACGTCATCGGCCACGGCCTCGATGCGATGGTCGAGATCGGTCGCGAGCCGCCCGACCTGCTGATCGTCGACCTGCGCATTCC
This genomic stretch from Thauera sp. GDN1 harbors:
- a CDS encoding response regulator — its product is MADKSDSTREFISTAQAARQLGLSLGAVQQMVECGTLAGWKTAGGHRRIRQDSVDALLAKARAPGLQARSTSAGSKLRVLVVEDDRLLQGIYRETFANWEAPLDVHVIGHGLDAMVEIGREPPDLLIVDLRIPGIDGFEMIRRLRENPLCADVAIVVVSALTAKEIAAAGGLPPDVTVYRKPIPFQELRGYVQSLIALRRRQRNAG
- a CDS encoding AAA family ATPase; protein product: MDRARLARLLESLEAGLVERRQVLRLSLLAALAGEHTLLIGPPGTAKSALARRIHLAFREARYFERLLTRFTVPEELFGPLSIRALEEDRYERHVAGFLPDAEVAFIDEVFKANSAILNALLTLLNEREFDNGAGRVHCPLISVIGATNQVPEDEVAEAFFDRFLLRLTVGPVSADGFRALLAQAGRDGAQGAGRLDAGAMNLGASGEFDVRPAPGDGGSPSGHARLGGLQLGAAERAALTAAAQQIALPDEVRARLAELRTWLAAERHYVSDRRWVKIGHLLRVAAASEGRAAVEEWDLGLVPPCIAADPALQQAVADWLTIRLGIREAFSPPRLTRVVEAFEAQLKAEREANDLDYDEAGRLRFSALDAAAQAAEALGEPGTAGQAGALAGAIGDAKGGSAALRMTYSRRRRYGSLHIAARVEQIDALLQRLAACSDELAARCESLAEWSAQALWADPGFVTAAQANLAGVAAALAALDRRAGDARAGFEALPRLDADGARPPAVEHEPFPD
- a CDS encoding DUF2237 domain-containing protein, whose translation is MNGSKNVLGGALLACSYSPLTGFYRTGCCETGPDDLGRHIVCVRVTADFLAFSRTVGNDLSTPRPEFRFAGLQPGDRWCLCALRWKEALEAGVAPPVVLEATHEAALRIVDLDTLKAHAYGATHGPRA
- a CDS encoding VWA domain-containing protein gives rise to the protein MSAPAVRAVTPRLFEAQEAPLAALDRLPRSLWLGGMTHAGGELASRLAALAAWRDALLRGALPEPAPAWPASALQVGVREVLARLKLADYCAHRDELADTVLQGLLFHLDLIVDYRDRGAGEAEADAMAVEAFAADWAERCGELDELIGAFGDLGDLLKNTRWDALRGLLRSSEWRELVRIRRLIERLPELARIIRGLGRARQTDVDDASSQPLNTVIEAAELQSPCARRLRVPDMPGETRGVHRSGRIARMLPAEAMLLGHPQLRLVWHARHAERTLLAYEDDDHLQETRQARAPVLRPSPRPASAKRLEMGPMLICVDTSGSMRGGAEAVAKAVVLEAARSAHAQGRACHVFTFGGPDEVLEMAVSVDVEGVGRLARFLGQGFGGGTDIGAPLESAIARLEVAEWQLADLLIASDGEFGATPVLAERLLTARREQGLRVQGILIGDRETIGLLELADDIHWVRDWRRYAGVASPEGTPAAAGGHVRGEGLEAGGSPVHSQSLTASYFPGALRNPENRARTVSPETAAAAVRAGLHRGDPA